The Vicinamibacterales bacterium genomic interval GAGAACCTCCGCGGCCTGACGGTCGGCATCCAGATCGTCCTGCAGCTCGCCACGCATCCGGAGCGTTCGCGGATCCGCGTCCGCCCCCTCGACTTCAGGGGCGGCGCGGGCGGATCGGCGTCTTTCGTGGTGACGCTGCGCGGGGCGAACCAGGAGGCGATGCGCGGACTGGCCGAGCGCGTGCGGCGGCGGGGCCGCGACGAGACGTTGAAGCGGGCGGTGCTGCTCCACACCGATCTCGTCACGCTGGCCACCGGCATCGTCAGCGCCACGGCGGGACCGGCGTCGATGACGGCGCCGGTCAGGGTCAACGTCGGCGACGGCACGTCGGCCGGGGCCGAGAACATGAGCCTGCACTGGGAGCTGGCGCGGACGCTCCTGACGCTCGTCGAGCCCGAGCCGTCGGCCGACCCCTTCGTCCGGGACTGGTATCGCGCCACGCTCGCGCTCGGCCAGAGCACCGAGTTCTTCGACTCGCTCCACCTCCGGTGGGCGCTCGACGTGCTGCCCGAGGATCCCGTGATCCTGATGCTGGCCGGCTGTGAGCACGAGGCCTTCGCGTCGTCCTTCTTCCAGGCGCTGGCGCGATCCGTGCGCAACGCCCCGACACGTCTCCTGATCGGGTCGTCGAAGACGGAACTGGAACGGGCCGCACGGTATTTCCGCGAGGCCCTCGCACGCGATCCGGGCCTCGCCGAAGCGCGGATCCGCCTCGGACACGTCCTCGGCGCGCTCGGCCGGCACGCCGACAGCCTGCGGGAGCTGTCGCAGGCCCTCGGCCCGGCGCTCGAACCGGCCCTCGAGTACTACGCGATGCTGTTCGTGGGGACCGCGCACGAGGCACAGGGGGACGCCGCCGCCGCGACGGCGGCCTTCACGCGGGCGGCGGCGCTGGCGGCCGGTGCGCGCGCGCCGCGCCTCGCGCTGGCTCGCCTCGCGCGCGAGGCCGGGGACCGAGACGAGAGCGCGCGCCAGCTCGCCCGGGCGATCGCGGCGCCGAACGAAGCCGACGGCATCGATCCCTGGTGGCGCTATCGCGGCATCCGCGGCCAGGGAAGCGCCTCGTGGCTCGACAACCTCCGGCGGACGTGGGCGGACCCGGCCCGATGAGCAGGTCGCGACCCGCGGGCGCGGCGATGGCTGCGGCCCTGGCCGTGTGGGTGGCCGCGGCGGCCGGCCAGGAGCCGACGTTCAAGGCGCGGGTGGACGAGGTGCGCATCGACGTCCTGGTCACCGAGCGCGGACGGGCCGTGACCGGGCTGACCGCCGCGGACTTCGAGGTGAAGGACAACGGCGCCCTGCAGCCGGTCCACCTGGTGAGCCTCGGGGACGTGCCGGTCGCGGCGGTGCTGGCGCTCGATCTGAGCCGCAGCGTCGCCGGCCCGCGGCTCGAGGCGCTCAAGCGGGCCGGACTGAGCTTCGTCGACGCGCTGACGCCGGCCGATTCGGCCGCGCTCGTCGGGTTCAACCGTCTGGCCGTGCAGCACGTGGGGCTCACCCACGACCTCGACCTCGTGCGCCGGGGCCTGGCCCGGGCGGCCGCGCTCGGCGACACCGCGCTGGTCGATGCGACGCTGGCGGCGATGCTCCTCGGCGACGCCGACGCGGGCCGGACGCTCGTCGTGGTCTTCAGCGACGGCGTGGACACGGCGAGCTTCACCAGTCCGGAGCTGGCGCTCGCGACGGCGCGGCGCGTGAACGGCGTGGTCTACGCCGTGTCGGCCAGCCGCGAGGCGCCGACGTTCCTCCAAGACGTGGCCGACGCCACCGGCGGCCGCGTGATCGACCTGGCGGCCGACGGCGATCCCGCCCCCGCGTTCGTGGAGATCCTGCGCGAGTTCCGCCAGCGGTACGTCATCAGCTTCACGCCGTCGGAGGGCGCGGCCGGAGGCTGGCACACCCTGGACGTCCGGGTGAAACAGTCCGGCATGCGGGCGCTGTCGCGTCGCGGCTACTTCGCCGGCCGGCCCTGACCCTGCGCGCGCCCGCGCGTCGCCGACGGCGGGATATCCTCGGGAAAATTGAACATCCCGGGGGAAATCTGATGTCATGGAGGGCCGTGCTGACGCGCGCGGGACCGGACGACGGCCCCGGCGCGAGCGCGGAACGAGGGAGACCTGCATGCGCGCGCGGACGGGAATGGGATGGGCGGCGATGGCCCTGGCTGGGACGATGACCGCGTGCACTGGCACGGCGGCGGGACCGACGGCGCCCTCGGCGGCGGCCGCCGGCAGCACGGCCGCCGGCGCCGATGGCTCGACGCTGAAGGTGGGCGCGCCGCGCCTCGTCGGGCCGGCCATCGGTGCGTCGGTCACGGCCACCCCGGTCCTGCTCGTCGAACCGGCCACGGGCCGCTTCACGTCCCTCATCGTGACGTCGGCCCGATACCAGGTCAGCGAGTCCGCGACCTTCGCGTCGATCACGGACGAGGGCGTCGCAGCGGCGCCGGCGGGCGGCAGCTTCATCGCGTACACGGTGCAGCGCGCCCAGCGCTCGGGCGTCAAGATCTACTGGCGGGCCCGGGTGGAGCTGGACGGCGCGTTCGGCCCCTGGTCGGCCACCGGCGAGGCGACGGTCGGCGGCACGACCTCCGGCGGCGGGACCGGCGGAGGCGGAGGAGGCGGAAGCCGCACGCCAAATCCGGCGCCGGGCCAGCGGCTGCCCCTGCCGAACATGCTGGCGCAGATCCAGCAGTGGACGGCACAACGGCCCGACCTGTTTCCCTCGCAGCAGTGCCCCACCGGCGCGAAGTACGTGAACAACCCGTGGCAGGACTACATCGTCGATCGCCTGCGCCAGATCGACACGCGGTGGGGCTACAACGCCAAGCCCACACAGACGCCCGCCAACAACAACGGACGGCCCGTCATCGCGGCCGGCGACGAGATCCTCTACAACTGGGGCTCGAAGGCCGACGAGGGCAACACCGACGAGGTCTACGCCGTCGACATGCTGACCGGGCACTGCGGCACCGCTCCCGCCGTGACGTGGCGCGTGTTCACGGGGGAGGAACCGGTGCGGTGGACGGGCGCCGGACGCTTCTGATCGGGGCCGCCGCCGGCGGCCCGCTTGGCGCGCGCGGGTCGAGCCGGTAGGATCCGGTCGTGTCGACGCCGCGCCCCACCGTCTACTGGCACCGCGAGCTGCCGCCGCTCGACGCCGAGGCCATGGACGAGCACGTCGTCGAGGCGGCGAGCGAGCGGGTCGCGGGCCCGATCACACGGGAAGGCGAGCTCTGGGACCGCTGCCACGCCGAGCTGATGCAGCGCGTGCACGAGCGGCTCGGCCAGGAACTCGCGCGCCTGGGCGGCGACTGCGCCCACGTCATCGACGAGCACATCGACAGCCGGCGCGACGACGCCACGCTCGAAAGCTGGCTGCACGGCCGCTTCACCTACGTCATGTACCGGCGGCCCCCCCGAGCGGAGCCGGCGCCGGAGGACCCGCGCTGACGCGGCCCCTCAGTTCCCGGCGGGCGCCAGGAAGCTCGCGGCGCTGACGTTCACGGCCCGGGCGAATCCCTCCACGTAGCGGCCGCGCCCGAGGATCAGCGCGAAGACCTCGAAGTCCGGCAGGGTCAGCGTCAGCGCGGCGGCCGGAAACCGCGCGGCGAGGCGGGTGGCCGCCTCGTCGTGGGCCTCGGTGCCTCGCGCGAGGTGGCGGACGGTGGCCTCCACGGTCAGCCGAGGAATCTGCAGCGGATCGCGATCCGGCGTGGCGGGCACGTGCACGGCCACTCCGACGGTCGCGCCGTCCACCAGCCCCCGCGCGTGGCGGGCGAGACCCGAGGCCTGCACGAGCAGGTGCGCGCCGTCCCTCCCCACCGCGTACGGCAGCAGGGCGGCCACCGGGGCGCCGTCCACCACGACCGCCAGCGTCAGGATGCGCTCGGTATCGACGAGGCGTCGGAGAGCGCCGGCGGTCGAGGCGTCCATGGCGGCATCCTAGGAAGGTTTCTCGGCGTCGGCAAGGAGTCCCCGCCAGAGATGGGCCGGAGCGCTCCGGGGCCAGCGCCCCCGGGCCTCGGTGGTTTGGCAATTCCCTTGCTGATGTGCCCAGTGGAGCGGGCGCCCGTCGCGAGGAGCCCTCTCCGAAGGGGGAAGTCATGCGAACCATCACCTCGCGAACCATGTGGGCGGTGGCCCTGGGGCTGCTGCCGCTCGTCGCCGCCTGCGATACCGCGTCCTCGCCGACGTCCCCCTCCGGCACCGCGCCGACCGCGGTCCTGGAGACCCTGCTGGAACGGGCGATCCTCGACGAGTACCAGGCCGAGACGATCTATCAGGGCGTCATCGACGACTTCGGCCAGGTCCTGCCGTTCGTGAACGTCCTCACCGCCGAGGAGCGGCATTCCGCCTCGGTGGCGCGGCTGTACGCCACGCGTGCCCTGCCGGCGCCGGTCAACCCGTACACGGTGAGCGGCATCGCGCACTTCAGCTCCGTGCAATCCGCCTGCGCGGCCGGCGTCACGGCGGAACGGGCGAACATCTCGCTCTACGACACGCTGCTGGCCGGGGACCTGCCGGCGGACGTGCGGCAGGTGTTCACGAACAACCGTGCGGCGTCGCTGAACAACCACCTGCCGGCGTTCCTGCGCTGCAGCTGAGGGACGCTCGCGCGGGCGGCCAGGGCGCCGGCCTGTTGCGGGTGGTCGATCAGCGATCGTGCAAGAGCCGCTGCTTCCGGGCGGCGAACTCCTCGGCCGTGAGCGCGCCCTCGTCCAGCAGGTCCTTGAGGGCGCGGAGTTCGCCCGCCACGGCGAGCGGGTCGCCGGGCGTCCACGACTCCACGTGCAGCTTGATCTTCAGCGCGAGGTCGTAGGTGTCGAGATCGCTGAAGGTCACGGCGTTCTCGTCGCGCGCCGCGTCGTAGGCGCCGCCGGTGAGCGACTTCGAGCTGTCGTGCGGCACGCCGCCGGCAATCGAGAACTGGATGAACCCGTCGAAGGCGCCGGGCTTCTTCACGTCCACCGCCGAGATGTGGCGCATGAGGAGGGCCTTGTCGCGGCGCTCCTCGAGATGCTCCTGCACGATGCGGACGCTGTCGCGCGTCACGAACAACGTCTTGCCGTACCCGCCGTGGAGCACCAGGCTCATGCGGGCAAGCATACCTTCGCTTCGGCCCTACCGGAGGTCCGGCGCAGGGAATTCCCTCGCGTCCGCCGCGGCCGCAGCGCGGCGCGGCTCGCATCACGCACGCTGGGCGTGGCACGCGAGGTGCGTACGACCCTGGCATGGTGATCCGTCGATGGCTGGCCGTGGTCCTGGTCGCCGTCTCGACGACCTCGGGGTGCGGCTCGCCCACCGCGCGTGACCAGGCCGGCGTCTGGCCCGCGACCTCGACCCTGGCCGCGGAGGCGGCCGCCTCCGGCGCGGCCGCGGCCGAGCAGGATGCCGTCGTTCGCTTCTACACGGGACGATCGGGGCCGGCCTGGATCGCGGCGGACGGCTCCATGACGCCGGCGGGACGCGAGATGACGGCCGCGCTCCGCGCCGCCGCCACAGAGGGGCTGGCGCCCGCCGACTACCTGCCGCGCGGGGACATCGACGGCCCGGCCCGCGACGGCCGGGCCACGACGGCCCGTCGCGATGTCGCGATCTCCCTTGGGGCCCTGCGTTACATGCACGACCTGCACCTGGGCCGCGTCGATCCGCGGACGATCGGCCTGCGTCTCACCGCCTGGGACGAGCCGCACGACTTCGTGCACCTGCTGGCCGGGGCCGTGGCCGACGGAGACGTCTCGGCGATGCTGGACCGGCTGTCGCCGCCGTTTCCGATCTACCGCGGCCTCGTCGGCGCCCTGCGCCGATACCGCGAGCTCGCCGGCGCGCCGCCGGCCCCACCGGCGCCGCGACGCACGATCGAGATCGGCGATGCCCTGCCGGGCGCCACCGATCTCCGAGCGCGCCTAGCGGCGTTCGGCGACCTGACGGCCTCCGGAGCGATGCCCGTCGACACCTACGACGCCGCCACCGCCGACGCCGTCGCGCACTTCCAGCGCCGGCACGGGATCCAGGCCGACGGCAGGCTGGGCCCCCGCACGATCGCCGCGCTCCAGGTGTCGCCGGCCGACCGCGCCGTCCAGATCGTGCTGGCGCTCGAACGCCTGCGCTGGCTGCCTGACCTCGGGGGCCGCCGCACGGTGGCCGTGAACATC includes:
- a CDS encoding tetratricopeptide repeat protein → MPTGVPATRDVRQERGSSGRRGRASTARRRLALAALAIAASLPVLGPRAAAAGQPEREPRPTEQWLDAVERHVPGTIDPPLLGAAGWSSENLRGLTVGIQIVLQLATHPERSRIRVRPLDFRGGAGGSASFVVTLRGANQEAMRGLAERVRRRGRDETLKRAVLLHTDLVTLATGIVSATAGPASMTAPVRVNVGDGTSAGAENMSLHWELARTLLTLVEPEPSADPFVRDWYRATLALGQSTEFFDSLHLRWALDVLPEDPVILMLAGCEHEAFASSFFQALARSVRNAPTRLLIGSSKTELERAARYFREALARDPGLAEARIRLGHVLGALGRHADSLRELSQALGPALEPALEYYAMLFVGTAHEAQGDAAAATAAFTRAAALAAGARAPRLALARLAREAGDRDESARQLARAIAAPNEADGIDPWWRYRGIRGQGSASWLDNLRRTWADPAR
- a CDS encoding VWA domain-containing protein, whose product is MSRSRPAGAAMAAALAVWVAAAAGQEPTFKARVDEVRIDVLVTERGRAVTGLTAADFEVKDNGALQPVHLVSLGDVPVAAVLALDLSRSVAGPRLEALKRAGLSFVDALTPADSAALVGFNRLAVQHVGLTHDLDLVRRGLARAAALGDTALVDATLAAMLLGDADAGRTLVVVFSDGVDTASFTSPELALATARRVNGVVYAVSASREAPTFLQDVADATGGRVIDLAADGDPAPAFVEILREFRQRYVISFTPSEGAAGGWHTLDVRVKQSGMRALSRRGYFAGRP
- a CDS encoding SHOCT domain-containing protein — translated: MSLVLHGGYGKTLFVTRDSVRIVQEHLEERRDKALLMRHISAVDVKKPGAFDGFIQFSIAGGVPHDSSKSLTGGAYDAARDENAVTFSDLDTYDLALKIKLHVESWTPGDPLAVAGELRALKDLLDEGALTAEEFAARKQRLLHDR
- a CDS encoding L,D-transpeptidase family protein; translated protein: MVIRRWLAVVLVAVSTTSGCGSPTARDQAGVWPATSTLAAEAAASGAAAAEQDAVVRFYTGRSGPAWIAADGSMTPAGREMTAALRAAATEGLAPADYLPRGDIDGPARDGRATTARRDVAISLGALRYMHDLHLGRVDPRTIGLRLTAWDEPHDFVHLLAGAVADGDVSAMLDRLSPPFPIYRGLVGALRRYRELAGAPPAPPAPRRTIEIGDALPGATDLRARLAAFGDLTASGAMPVDTYDAATADAVAHFQRRHGIQADGRLGPRTIAALQVSPADRAVQIVLALERLRWLPDLGGRRTVAVNIPMFQLAAWEAGRLGEPPAFTMGVIVGRAAATETPVFVETMDHLIFRPYWNVPPSILDGEVLPAVRKDPGYLARERMEIVDGQGDGASVVPETPAALEALAHGSLRVRQRPGRANALGLVKFVFPNRESVYMHGTPATELFARDRRDFSHGCIRVADPPRLAEWALQGVPGWTGARVAEAMAGADNTRVDLAEPIDVVLFYLTAAIDPATGDVVFAEDIYGRDAVLARALEAPRQPPGE